From Shewanella yunxiaonensis, the proteins below share one genomic window:
- the yiaY gene encoding L-threonine dehydrogenase has translation MAAKFFIPSVNVLGQGAVDDAINDIKTLGFKHALIVTDKPLVSIGIVGSIAEKLGQVGLSVTVYDGVHPNPTVSNVEAGLKLLRDNHCDCVISLGGGSPHDCAKGIALVAANGGTIGDYEGLDRSAKPQLPLIAINTTAGTASEMTRFCIITDEVRHIKMAIVDKHVTPLLSVNDPELMLKKPKGLTAATGMDALTHAVEAYVSTAATPITDACAVKAMELIRDNLRTAVAHGDNLEAREQMAYAEFLAGMAFNNASLGYVHAMAHQLGGFYDLPHGVCNALLLPFVQEYNAQVAAPRLKDVAKALGVDVSAMTDAQGAQAAIDTIKQLAADVGIPANLASIGVKEEDIPVLATNALKDACGITNPKQASHEEICQIFKNAM, from the coding sequence ATGGCTGCGAAATTTTTTATCCCGTCAGTCAACGTACTAGGGCAAGGCGCCGTGGATGACGCCATCAACGATATTAAAACTCTCGGTTTCAAACATGCACTGATTGTGACAGACAAACCCTTAGTCAGTATTGGTATCGTTGGCTCTATCGCCGAAAAACTTGGACAAGTGGGTCTGTCAGTCACCGTTTATGACGGCGTGCACCCAAATCCTACCGTATCCAACGTAGAAGCAGGTCTGAAGCTTCTGCGCGATAATCACTGTGATTGTGTGATCTCTTTGGGGGGAGGTTCACCACACGACTGCGCTAAGGGGATAGCGCTGGTAGCTGCCAACGGTGGCACAATAGGTGACTATGAAGGTTTGGATCGTTCAGCTAAACCTCAGTTACCACTGATTGCTATCAACACCACAGCCGGTACCGCAAGCGAAATGACCCGCTTCTGTATCATCACGGATGAAGTTCGCCATATCAAAATGGCCATTGTCGATAAGCATGTCACACCATTGCTGTCGGTAAATGACCCAGAATTGATGCTGAAAAAGCCAAAAGGCCTGACTGCAGCTACCGGCATGGATGCACTGACTCACGCCGTTGAAGCTTATGTGTCTACTGCCGCAACACCTATTACTGATGCCTGTGCCGTAAAAGCTATGGAACTTATCCGTGATAACTTGCGCACTGCTGTGGCTCACGGTGACAACCTGGAAGCTCGTGAACAGATGGCTTATGCAGAGTTTCTGGCCGGTATGGCCTTTAACAATGCGAGCCTCGGTTATGTGCACGCTATGGCGCATCAGCTAGGGGGTTTCTATGACCTGCCACACGGGGTATGTAACGCCCTACTGTTGCCATTTGTACAGGAATACAATGCTCAGGTTGCTGCACCACGCCTGAAAGATGTCGCAAAAGCACTGGGGGTTGATGTTAGTGCGATGACCGATGCTCAGGGTGCCCAGGCTGCGATTGATACCATTAAACAATTAGCAGCAGACGTGGGTATTCCAGCGAACCTCGCATCCATCGGGGTTAAAGAGGAAGACATCCCAGTACTGGCAACTAATGCGCTCAAAGACGCCTGCGGTATTACCAATCCGAAACAGGCATCACATGAAGAAATTTGCCAAATCTTCAAAAACGCGATGTAA
- a CDS encoding MarR family winged helix-turn-helix transcriptional regulator, with amino-acid sequence MEKYEQLLISLRKVIRAIDLHSKQLSKHSGLTGPQLIVMQKIANLGTPLAKQVAAEINLSPATVTTILDRLEAKGLVIRQRSSEDKRKVHLLLSDAGQSLLLSAPKPLQEHFIKRYQMLEEWEQSQLLSSVERIANMMDAEKLDAAPMLLVGQILSHEDDN; translated from the coding sequence ATGGAAAAATATGAGCAGTTACTGATTTCGTTGCGTAAGGTCATCCGGGCAATTGATCTGCATTCAAAGCAGTTAAGTAAACATTCAGGACTGACCGGCCCCCAGCTGATCGTGATGCAGAAGATCGCTAACCTAGGTACACCATTAGCCAAGCAAGTTGCCGCCGAGATTAATCTGAGTCCGGCGACGGTGACGACTATTCTGGATCGCCTAGAAGCCAAAGGCTTGGTGATCCGACAACGCAGTTCAGAAGATAAACGCAAAGTGCATCTGTTGCTTAGTGATGCTGGCCAATCGTTATTACTGTCAGCACCCAAACCGCTGCAGGAGCACTTTATCAAGCGGTATCAGATGCTGGAAGAATGGGAACAGAGTCAGCTGCTGTCTTCAGTCGAGCGCATTGCGAATATGATGGATGCGGAAAAGCTCGATGCTGCACCGATGCTGTTGGTTGGACAAATCCTGTCTCACGAAGACGACAATTAG
- the malQ gene encoding 4-alpha-glucanotransferase: MDLEKLLYLQGVGNGFVDCDGHHHTTPATDREAILRAMCHAELADVGEQAFAAWVSQRIASLDARPWQDFLPPFQWCYADALVIRVRVPEVYSGQLTLNIDTEDGTHLSTVCSVADTPVTGDYYTENQLYLERELVLSELVAEHALVSIGEGYHQLTITAASAMPAGMNTALSRGLWMVAPRRSYAADLPQQLSYKPWGVSVQLFSLWSSVASEPRHSGIPTQIGDFRALAEFIRIMAAQGADFIQLNPLHALPLQDAEAASPYSPYDRRRIHPLYISTSLCPEACQADWQKALPKRMPVNNNGTLWIDYPAAFKIKVTKLKALFKVFSGYPSEHPRRKALAAFVRDAGEDLQFYAKTQAQEVTAPWLKNPEFYLYLQFVAEEQLAFCQELAKDSGMHIGLVRDLAVGAIGTGAEVRQHPRQFCTQASIGAPPDPFAPQGQNWGLTPLDPIGLRQANFGHFIALLRRNMHHCGALRIDHMMGLFRLWWWPVTADADQHGGTYVYYPFDCMMAILLLESQRAGCMLIGEDLGLVPTEIIEPMRRAGIFSNELFYFCVDESRLPQYAGFKPPSEYKPHALMMLANHDVPTMAAWWQGKDLLERHRLGLYSDNELQQAQLRRSHKREGLLQWLRDMTGQDFAVDVEFCTLLPHWAGAVAAGASELYSVALADLLAEVDAVNIPGTSTEYPNWRRRYSIPLEHLSKNSIFTHTLTAVCNARHHTSD, translated from the coding sequence ATGGATCTGGAGAAGTTGCTGTACTTGCAGGGAGTAGGTAATGGCTTTGTTGATTGTGACGGCCATCATCACACGACTCCTGCCACTGATCGTGAAGCAATTCTGCGGGCCATGTGCCATGCAGAACTGGCTGATGTTGGTGAACAGGCATTTGCGGCCTGGGTATCGCAACGGATAGCGTCTCTTGATGCCAGACCATGGCAAGATTTTCTACCTCCCTTCCAATGGTGTTACGCAGACGCACTGGTGATTCGTGTGCGAGTTCCTGAAGTCTATTCCGGGCAATTGACGCTGAATATTGATACTGAAGATGGTACTCACCTCAGCACAGTTTGTTCTGTGGCCGATACGCCGGTAACGGGCGATTATTACACTGAAAATCAACTGTATCTCGAAAGAGAGTTGGTTCTTTCTGAGCTTGTCGCTGAGCATGCTTTGGTGTCGATAGGTGAAGGTTATCATCAGCTTACGATAACAGCAGCGAGTGCGATGCCTGCGGGAATGAACACTGCCCTCAGTCGTGGTCTGTGGATGGTGGCACCTCGTCGCAGTTATGCCGCAGACCTGCCGCAACAGCTGAGCTATAAGCCGTGGGGCGTCAGTGTCCAACTATTTTCGCTGTGGTCATCGGTCGCGAGTGAGCCTCGCCATTCGGGCATTCCAACCCAGATCGGTGATTTTCGCGCATTGGCCGAGTTTATCCGTATCATGGCGGCTCAAGGCGCTGACTTTATTCAGCTTAATCCGTTACATGCATTACCCTTGCAGGATGCCGAAGCTGCCAGTCCTTACAGCCCCTATGACCGGCGACGCATACACCCGTTGTATATCAGTACGTCCCTGTGCCCAGAGGCATGTCAAGCCGACTGGCAGAAGGCACTACCTAAAAGAATGCCCGTCAATAATAACGGCACTCTGTGGATCGATTACCCTGCAGCATTCAAGATTAAAGTAACTAAGTTAAAAGCACTTTTTAAAGTGTTTAGTGGTTATCCCAGCGAACATCCCCGCCGTAAAGCGTTGGCAGCATTTGTGCGTGATGCTGGCGAAGACTTACAGTTTTATGCCAAGACGCAAGCTCAAGAGGTGACCGCCCCCTGGCTGAAAAATCCAGAGTTTTATCTTTATCTGCAATTTGTCGCGGAGGAGCAGTTAGCTTTCTGTCAGGAACTGGCCAAAGATAGCGGTATGCATATTGGTCTGGTTAGGGACCTGGCGGTGGGCGCTATCGGGACGGGTGCTGAAGTGCGTCAGCATCCCCGGCAATTTTGTACCCAGGCGAGTATCGGCGCGCCACCGGATCCGTTTGCGCCTCAAGGGCAGAACTGGGGGCTGACGCCACTCGATCCCATCGGTCTACGCCAAGCCAATTTCGGGCACTTTATTGCATTATTGCGCCGCAATATGCATCACTGCGGCGCACTGCGAATCGACCACATGATGGGCTTGTTTCGTCTATGGTGGTGGCCGGTAACCGCCGATGCTGATCAGCATGGCGGTACTTATGTCTATTACCCTTTTGATTGCATGATGGCCATTTTGTTGCTGGAGAGTCAGCGAGCTGGCTGCATGTTGATTGGCGAGGATCTCGGCTTAGTGCCGACAGAGATTATTGAGCCGATGCGCCGCGCGGGTATTTTCTCCAACGAATTATTTTATTTTTGTGTCGATGAATCCCGCTTACCACAATATGCCGGTTTTAAACCGCCTTCAGAATATAAACCTCATGCGCTGATGATGCTGGCTAACCATGATGTGCCAACTATGGCGGCCTGGTGGCAAGGTAAGGATTTACTGGAGCGCCATCGTTTAGGGTTGTACTCCGATAACGAGTTACAGCAAGCACAACTGCGTCGCAGCCACAAACGTGAAGGATTGTTGCAATGGTTGCGGGATATGACCGGACAAGATTTTGCAGTAGATGTGGAATTTTGTACGTTACTTCCGCACTGGGCGGGCGCGGTCGCCGCGGGAGCCAGCGAACTCTATAGTGTGGCTTTGGCCGATCTGCTGGCCGAAGTGGATGCAGTCAATATTCCCGGAACCAGCACTGAATATCCTAACTGGCGTCGTCGATATTCCATACCATTGGAACATTTATCAAAAAATTCTATTTTTACTCATACGCTTACAGCAGTATGTAATGCAAGACACCATACTTCCGATTAA
- the glgB gene encoding 1,4-alpha-glucan branching protein GlgB, translating into MQQQSSAQSETRPIADIEPETDTVACCGDIAVCQALAEGRHGDVFNWLGMHQLTLDGKKSLVVRAVLPGALEATVLDSKTGKKVASLSPVADAEPLFAGTLGRRTKPFAYQLQVRYPDAELLLDDPYRYPSLLDEKDTYLFCEGRQQQAWRFLGANWQECNGSKGVLFAVWAPNAQAVSVIGDFNCWDHRRHSMRFHQGSGIWEIFIPGLVGGEHYKYAIQAHNGYWQQKADPFARSMEPSPHNASRVPFDECWDWCDASWMTGRSQIAWHKAPISIYEVHLGSWRRKGHDGRDYLDYEELIAQLVPYVVAMGFTHVEFMPLSEYPFDGSWGYQPVGMYAPTYRFGSAAALKALVDAFHQVGIGVLLDWVPAHFPKDPHGLARFDGTCLYEHEDPRRGSHPDWDTLIYNYGRKEVQSFLLSNACYWLQEFHIDGLRLDAVSSMLYLDYSRKPGEWAPNQYGGRENLDAIALLQDLNTRLYTSYPGIMMIAEESTAWGGVSRDVGGGGLGFGFKWNMGWMHDTLSYISRDPIHRSYHHHEMTFSLVYAYTEQFILSLSHDEVVHGKRSLIEKIPGDDWQKFATLRAYYGFMWAHPGKQLLFMGNEFGQRHEWQHDYSLDWHLLQFEPHQQLQRWVTDLNRCYRQLPALWQRDGDGAGFAWLDCTDAADSVLAFCRFDDHGNALVAVCNFTPTVRLGYRIGLPKAGHYAELLNSDSHFYGGSDVGNGGGITTEHQPWQGMQYSALISLPPLATVYFQWQEQD; encoded by the coding sequence ATGCAACAGCAATCATCCGCGCAGTCTGAAACACGTCCCATCGCTGATATTGAGCCGGAGACGGACACTGTCGCTTGTTGCGGAGATATTGCCGTCTGTCAGGCGCTGGCGGAAGGTCGTCATGGCGATGTTTTCAATTGGTTGGGAATGCATCAGCTCACCCTGGATGGCAAAAAGTCACTGGTGGTGCGTGCAGTATTACCAGGAGCCCTTGAGGCCACGGTGCTTGACTCTAAGACTGGTAAAAAAGTGGCGTCGTTGTCGCCTGTTGCCGATGCTGAACCCTTGTTTGCGGGAACACTTGGGCGCCGCACTAAGCCTTTTGCCTACCAGCTCCAAGTGCGTTATCCCGACGCCGAACTACTGCTGGATGATCCCTACCGCTACCCGTCCTTGTTGGATGAAAAAGATACCTACTTGTTCTGTGAGGGGCGACAGCAGCAGGCATGGCGTTTTCTCGGTGCTAACTGGCAAGAATGCAACGGTAGCAAAGGCGTGTTATTTGCTGTGTGGGCGCCCAATGCCCAAGCGGTGTCAGTGATTGGTGATTTTAACTGCTGGGACCATCGTCGCCACAGCATGCGGTTTCATCAGGGTTCGGGGATTTGGGAGATATTTATTCCAGGTCTTGTGGGGGGGGAACATTATAAATATGCGATTCAAGCTCACAATGGATACTGGCAACAGAAGGCAGATCCGTTTGCCAGAAGCATGGAACCTTCACCGCATAATGCGTCGCGGGTGCCGTTCGACGAATGTTGGGACTGGTGTGATGCTAGTTGGATGACTGGTCGCAGCCAGATTGCCTGGCATAAAGCGCCGATCAGTATTTACGAGGTGCATCTTGGCTCCTGGCGTCGCAAAGGCCACGATGGTCGCGACTATCTCGACTATGAAGAGTTAATTGCGCAATTGGTGCCTTATGTGGTGGCAATGGGTTTCACCCATGTGGAATTTATGCCACTGAGTGAGTATCCGTTCGACGGGTCTTGGGGCTACCAGCCCGTAGGCATGTATGCTCCGACCTATCGGTTTGGTAGTGCTGCCGCGTTAAAAGCCTTAGTTGATGCCTTTCATCAGGTTGGCATCGGTGTACTGCTGGACTGGGTGCCGGCTCATTTCCCGAAAGATCCGCATGGACTGGCGCGCTTTGATGGTACCTGTCTGTATGAACATGAAGATCCACGGCGTGGCAGCCATCCTGATTGGGACACGCTGATTTATAACTATGGCCGAAAAGAAGTACAGAGTTTCCTGTTAAGTAATGCCTGCTACTGGTTGCAGGAATTCCATATCGATGGCTTGCGGTTGGATGCCGTATCTTCAATGTTGTATCTGGATTACAGCCGTAAGCCTGGCGAGTGGGCACCTAATCAATACGGTGGCCGTGAAAATCTCGATGCCATTGCGTTGCTGCAAGATCTCAATACCCGTCTGTATACCAGTTATCCGGGCATTATGATGATCGCCGAAGAATCCACTGCCTGGGGCGGCGTCAGCCGCGATGTGGGCGGCGGCGGCTTAGGCTTTGGCTTCAAATGGAACATGGGCTGGATGCACGATACGTTAAGCTATATCAGCCGCGATCCGATACACCGCAGCTATCACCACCACGAGATGACCTTTTCGCTGGTTTATGCTTACACCGAACAATTTATTTTGTCGCTCAGTCACGACGAAGTTGTGCATGGCAAACGCTCCTTAATTGAGAAAATTCCCGGTGATGACTGGCAGAAATTTGCCACGTTGCGTGCGTACTATGGCTTTATGTGGGCCCATCCCGGTAAGCAATTGCTGTTCATGGGCAACGAGTTCGGACAACGACATGAATGGCAACACGATTACAGTCTGGACTGGCATCTGTTGCAATTTGAACCGCATCAACAGTTACAACGTTGGGTGACCGATCTTAACCGCTGTTATCGTCAGTTACCGGCATTGTGGCAGCGCGATGGCGATGGTGCTGGTTTTGCCTGGCTCGATTGTACCGATGCTGCTGACAGTGTATTGGCATTCTGCCGTTTTGATGATCACGGCAATGCGCTGGTGGCTGTATGTAACTTTACCCCTACCGTACGCCTTGGCTATCGTATCGGCTTACCCAAAGCTGGCCATTATGCAGAACTACTCAACAGTGACAGTCATTTTTACGGTGGCAGTGATGTTGGTAATGGTGGCGGCATCACCACTGAACATCAACCCTGGCAGGGAATGCAATACAGCGCACTGATCAGCCTGCCGCCATTAGCGACCGTGTATTTTCAATGGCAGGAGCAAGACTGA
- the glgX gene encoding glycogen debranching protein GlgX: MQMLPGQPYPLGSRVVRGADGRVLGVNFALFSAHASAVDLCLYSAETGGHWRQIGRFSLPQQRQQIWCGLLLGAEPGMCYGYRVDGAYQPHLGHRFNPNKLLLDPYSRWMAGTLQPGPWHLGYARVDSAGRPLDDECQLELPEMEREGAKRVSADGGIGDDSRPNSCDNAWALPRSVVVEDQPFNGQRLPSRPLSYEVIYEMHLKGFSAHLPELDESLRGTFAGLGSEVAIHYLKSLGVTCVELLPVQSFFSEPFLTDKGMSNYWGYNSIGFFAPHPAYCATADGIAEFKQMVEALHRHDIRVILDVVYNHTAEGSRLGPQYSFRGIDNASYYRLHPNDKRFYINDTGCGNCLNMSHPRVVQLVMDSLRYWVAVMGVDGFRFDLATCLGREPQGFDRGSGFFDALMQDPVLSGVILIAEPWDIGPGGYQLGQFPLVFSEWNDRYRDTVRRFWRGDHGMLPELAKRLHGSGDLFEHSGRGPCSSINFISSHDGFTLRDLVSYELRHNDANGEENRDGHHENFSCNYGEEGDSEEPKIVELRARQSRNMLATLLLSQGVPMLLAGDEQGNSQQGNNNAYCQDNLLGWVDWRDDEQSRTLMQFCQRLIAIRRQSAVFCCPRYIHTDDPNEAQALAWFDAHGEIMSRIHWAEGHCRSLQMLLKGEDENGQPEMLLLLMHAGNTEHTFTVPNIDVDCHWQLILTTITADGEPGNHPLLQAGEAFLLLPCSLLLFKAQLDV, from the coding sequence ATGCAGATGCTTCCTGGACAGCCTTATCCCTTAGGTAGCCGGGTCGTCAGAGGTGCCGATGGCCGGGTGCTCGGGGTTAATTTTGCGCTGTTTTCAGCTCATGCGAGCGCAGTGGATCTGTGCCTATACAGCGCGGAAACTGGGGGACATTGGCGACAGATAGGGCGCTTTAGCTTACCGCAACAGCGGCAGCAAATCTGGTGTGGATTGTTGCTGGGGGCCGAACCGGGGATGTGTTACGGCTATCGGGTTGATGGGGCTTATCAACCACATCTGGGACATCGATTTAATCCCAATAAACTACTGCTAGATCCCTACAGTCGTTGGATGGCTGGCACTTTGCAGCCCGGCCCCTGGCATTTGGGATATGCCCGTGTCGATAGCGCCGGGCGACCATTAGATGACGAATGCCAGCTTGAGTTACCAGAAATGGAACGCGAGGGTGCCAAGCGAGTCAGTGCTGATGGTGGTATCGGTGACGATAGCCGGCCCAATAGCTGCGATAACGCCTGGGCCTTGCCGCGGTCTGTAGTCGTGGAAGATCAGCCGTTTAATGGTCAACGCTTGCCATCGCGGCCCCTGAGTTATGAAGTGATTTACGAGATGCATCTCAAAGGATTTAGCGCGCACTTGCCGGAACTGGATGAATCGCTGCGTGGCACATTCGCCGGTCTGGGGAGTGAAGTTGCCATCCATTACCTCAAATCCTTAGGTGTCACCTGTGTAGAACTGCTACCCGTGCAAAGTTTCTTTTCGGAACCGTTCTTAACCGACAAAGGCATGAGCAACTACTGGGGCTACAACAGCATCGGCTTCTTTGCGCCACACCCGGCCTATTGCGCCACTGCCGATGGTATAGCGGAATTTAAGCAGATGGTCGAGGCACTGCATCGGCATGATATTCGGGTCATTCTCGACGTCGTTTATAACCACACCGCTGAGGGCAGTCGGCTGGGGCCGCAGTACAGTTTTCGCGGTATTGATAACGCCAGTTACTACCGCCTGCATCCTAACGATAAACGCTTTTATATCAATGACACTGGCTGTGGCAATTGCCTGAATATGAGCCATCCGCGAGTGGTGCAGTTGGTCATGGACTCCTTACGCTACTGGGTCGCGGTGATGGGGGTTGATGGCTTCCGGTTCGATCTGGCGACCTGTCTTGGGCGAGAGCCTCAGGGTTTTGATCGCGGTAGCGGTTTCTTTGATGCATTAATGCAGGATCCGGTATTGAGTGGCGTGATCTTGATAGCTGAGCCTTGGGATATTGGCCCTGGCGGTTATCAGTTAGGCCAATTTCCACTGGTGTTCTCTGAATGGAACGACCGATATCGCGACACGGTGCGGCGCTTCTGGCGCGGCGATCATGGCATGTTACCTGAGCTGGCCAAACGGCTGCATGGTTCCGGCGATTTGTTTGAGCATTCTGGCCGCGGCCCCTGTAGTTCTATCAACTTTATCAGTAGTCACGACGGCTTTACGCTGCGGGATTTGGTGAGTTATGAACTGCGCCATAACGACGCCAACGGTGAAGAAAACCGTGATGGCCACCATGAGAATTTCAGCTGTAATTACGGCGAAGAAGGGGACTCGGAAGAGCCCAAAATTGTGGAACTCCGTGCTCGTCAAAGTCGCAATATGCTGGCAACTCTGCTGTTATCGCAGGGGGTGCCAATGTTATTGGCCGGCGATGAACAGGGTAACAGTCAGCAGGGCAACAATAATGCCTACTGTCAGGATAATCTGCTCGGTTGGGTCGACTGGCGTGATGACGAGCAGAGTCGGACGTTGATGCAATTTTGTCAGCGGTTAATCGCTATTCGCCGCCAATCGGCAGTGTTTTGTTGTCCGCGCTATATTCATACCGATGATCCTAATGAAGCCCAGGCGCTAGCCTGGTTTGATGCCCACGGCGAAATCATGAGTCGTATTCACTGGGCCGAGGGCCATTGCCGTAGTCTGCAGATGCTATTGAAAGGTGAAGATGAGAACGGACAACCGGAGATGCTGCTGTTGCTGATGCATGCTGGTAACACCGAGCATACCTTTACCGTGCCTAACATTGATGTGGATTGTCATTGGCAGTTAATCCTGACCACGATTACCGCAGATGGTGAACCGGGTAATCATCCACTATTGCAAGCGGGAGAGGCGTTTCTGTTACTGCCCTGCAGCTTGTTGCTGTTTAAGGCACAGCTGGATGTTTAA
- a CDS encoding glycogen/starch/alpha-glucan phosphorylase, giving the protein MSDTPKTPARRSSIATVAKGKRTAASNVAKLPVHEPCEPCDSLKAAFARQLRYDLCWDQQNADAMFHALALSVKEQLLDNWRDTRKQDVLQHKKHVSYLSLEFLMGRALGNALLNLELTDECCAVLQEYAVNLETLEQQEHDAGLGNGGLGRLAACFLDSCSTLGLNVTGYGIRYEYGMFVQKIIDGYQIEQPDRWLRDGNPWEVRVPEHNVTVHFFGHTQSYVDLKGRRHMLWLDTQDVMAVAYDVPVPGYRNGRVNTLRLWKAEATNEFDLAEFNQGDYTEAVAAKNQAEQITMVLYPNDSSENGKELRLRQQYFLSSASLQDLLRNWVQQHGMDFTEFPKYNAIQLNDTHPAIAVPELMRLLVDVYELEWNPAWNIVSRCIAYTNHTLLPEALERWPVRMFAHMLPRILEIVYEINARYLDEVAHRWPGDVSKLRDMSIIEEGPEPNIRMAYLAIVASFSVNGVAALHTQLLTSGLFRNFHDLWPHKFNNRTNGVTPRRWLAYCNPGLNQLISSRLGHDWVTDLSKLSALNAFTADSSFVNDWRKVKQENKQALAELVAERCHVEFDTTMLFDVQVKRIHEYKRQLLNILHVIHLYQRVISGDTQGMQPRCVLIGGKAAPGYAIAKLIIKLANNVAHMINGDHRAKPWLRFAFLPDYNVSAMETICPGTDLSEQISTAGKEASGTGNMKFMMNGALTLGTLDGANIEMLEEVGEDNFFLFGLNAQSVEELRGHYRPWEYVAASEALSGVMSLLKSGHFNLQEPGIFTPIIDAIESPTDPWMLAADFESLRLAQLEVAKAYQDWQRWTAMSIRNTAASGRFSSDVTIAGYRDHIWKAR; this is encoded by the coding sequence ATGAGTGATACCCCGAAAACTCCCGCTCGCCGCAGCAGTATAGCTACGGTGGCAAAAGGGAAACGCACCGCTGCTTCCAACGTTGCGAAACTGCCGGTCCATGAGCCTTGTGAACCCTGTGATTCACTCAAGGCCGCGTTCGCCAGACAGTTGCGCTACGACTTGTGTTGGGATCAACAGAATGCCGATGCGATGTTTCATGCGCTGGCGCTGAGTGTCAAAGAGCAACTGCTGGATAACTGGCGTGACACCCGCAAGCAGGATGTGTTGCAGCATAAAAAACATGTGTCCTATCTGTCACTGGAGTTTCTGATGGGGCGCGCACTCGGCAATGCGTTACTCAATCTTGAACTCACCGACGAATGCTGTGCTGTGCTGCAGGAATATGCCGTCAATCTCGAAACGCTGGAGCAGCAGGAGCATGATGCCGGTCTGGGGAACGGTGGCCTAGGGCGTCTGGCTGCCTGTTTTCTCGATAGCTGCTCAACACTGGGGCTTAATGTGACCGGCTATGGTATTCGTTATGAATACGGCATGTTTGTGCAAAAAATTATCGATGGTTATCAGATTGAACAGCCTGATCGCTGGTTACGTGATGGTAATCCCTGGGAAGTTCGGGTCCCGGAACACAATGTCACGGTGCATTTCTTTGGTCATACCCAGAGTTATGTCGATCTCAAGGGCCGCCGACACATGTTGTGGCTGGATACGCAGGATGTCATGGCTGTTGCATATGATGTGCCAGTGCCCGGCTACCGCAATGGCCGGGTTAACACTTTGCGGTTGTGGAAAGCTGAAGCCACCAACGAATTCGATCTGGCAGAGTTCAACCAAGGGGATTACACCGAGGCTGTCGCGGCTAAAAACCAGGCCGAACAGATCACTATGGTGTTATATCCCAATGACAGCAGCGAAAACGGTAAGGAATTACGTTTGCGCCAGCAATATTTCCTGTCATCTGCCAGTTTGCAGGATCTGCTGCGAAATTGGGTACAGCAGCATGGCATGGATTTCACCGAGTTTCCGAAATACAACGCGATTCAATTGAATGACACGCATCCAGCCATTGCTGTACCTGAATTGATGCGGCTGTTGGTTGATGTTTATGAACTGGAGTGGAACCCAGCCTGGAATATCGTCAGCCGCTGTATCGCTTATACCAACCACACCCTGCTACCTGAAGCGCTGGAGCGCTGGCCGGTGCGCATGTTCGCGCACATGTTGCCGCGTATTTTGGAAATCGTCTACGAAATCAATGCGCGTTATCTTGATGAAGTTGCACACCGTTGGCCTGGTGATGTGAGCAAGTTGCGTGACATGTCCATTATCGAAGAGGGACCTGAACCCAATATTCGGATGGCCTATCTGGCAATTGTCGCAAGCTTTTCAGTTAATGGTGTTGCAGCATTGCATACGCAATTACTGACTTCCGGCCTGTTCCGTAATTTTCACGATTTATGGCCGCATAAATTTAATAACCGTACCAATGGTGTAACGCCTAGACGCTGGCTGGCCTATTGCAATCCGGGGCTGAACCAGCTTATCAGCAGCCGCCTTGGTCATGACTGGGTAACCGATCTCAGCAAACTGTCGGCACTCAATGCGTTTACAGCAGACAGCAGCTTTGTCAATGACTGGCGCAAGGTCAAACAAGAGAACAAGCAGGCGCTGGCTGAGCTGGTGGCCGAACGCTGTCATGTCGAATTTGATACCACAATGCTGTTCGATGTGCAGGTTAAAAGGATCCACGAATACAAACGGCAATTGCTGAATATTCTGCATGTCATTCATCTGTATCAACGAGTTATCAGTGGCGATACCCAGGGGATGCAGCCGCGCTGCGTGTTAATTGGCGGGAAAGCTGCACCGGGCTATGCGATAGCTAAACTTATTATCAAGCTGGCCAATAACGTGGCGCACATGATCAATGGCGATCATCGGGCTAAACCCTGGCTAAGGTTTGCTTTTTTGCCAGACTATAACGTGAGTGCCATGGAAACTATCTGTCCCGGGACTGATTTATCGGAACAGATTTCCACTGCGGGCAAGGAAGCCTCTGGCACGGGGAATATGAAATTTATGATGAATGGTGCCTTAACGCTCGGAACTCTGGATGGCGCCAATATTGAAATGCTCGAAGAAGTCGGTGAAGACAACTTTTTCCTGTTTGGGTTGAATGCCCAATCGGTTGAAGAACTACGTGGGCATTACCGTCCTTGGGAATATGTCGCTGCATCTGAAGCGTTAAGCGGCGTGATGTCGTTGTTGAAAAGTGGTCATTTCAACCTACAGGAGCCGGGCATTTTTACACCGATTATTGATGCTATTGAATCGCCCACCGATCCATGGATGCTGGCCGCAGATTTTGAATCACTGCGCTTGGCACAGTTGGAGGTGGCCAAAGCCTATCAGGATTGGCAACGTTGGACCGCAATGAGCATACGTAATACCGCCGCCAGTGGCCGTTTTTCCAGTGATGTCACCATTGCTGGCTACCGGGATCATATTTGGAAGGCACGATAA